In Mycolicibacterium phocaicum, one DNA window encodes the following:
- a CDS encoding right-handed parallel beta-helix repeat-containing protein: protein MRGRTIVAALGAVVLMVAACKPLSAADDGDLRDDTAALQAQFDALQPGATLTLEPRTYHHRGILTVRTPDVTINGNGATLTATNDETSAVDILGDGITITDVTLAAPSDGKRWMGEQQHKLVVKGQRATVTNVRVTGSAGAGIYFSGATHFVARDITITGTRADGLHMTGGSAFGQVDNIKTDQTGDDGVAVVSYDHDAAPCHDITEKNITVGSTRWGRGITVVGANNVDISHFSVANTSSAGLYVANEGNPFFTRSVERVAITDGTVSGANWDKDIEQGAILVYSGNPGRFVHDVTVSNVTVTATSPTVNRNVAIVDETNGGDRAMRGINLSNIHLTATAVAPFYSNVPVGSYTVANWTNDGKHIDVTSI from the coding sequence GTGCGAGGTCGGACAATTGTTGCGGCGCTGGGAGCCGTCGTGCTGATGGTCGCCGCCTGCAAACCGCTGTCGGCCGCAGACGACGGGGACCTCCGGGACGACACCGCGGCACTGCAGGCACAGTTCGATGCGCTCCAACCGGGCGCGACCCTGACCCTCGAGCCTCGGACCTACCATCACCGTGGCATCCTCACGGTTCGGACACCCGACGTCACCATCAACGGCAACGGCGCCACGCTGACTGCGACCAACGACGAGACGTCGGCTGTCGACATCCTCGGCGACGGCATCACCATCACCGACGTGACGCTCGCCGCGCCGTCCGACGGCAAGCGCTGGATGGGCGAACAGCAGCATAAACTCGTCGTCAAAGGGCAGCGGGCAACGGTCACCAATGTCAGGGTGACCGGCTCGGCCGGTGCCGGAATCTACTTCAGCGGCGCAACGCATTTCGTTGCTCGGGACATCACGATCACCGGAACCCGCGCCGACGGTTTGCACATGACGGGGGGCTCGGCCTTCGGTCAGGTCGACAACATCAAGACCGATCAAACCGGCGATGACGGTGTCGCGGTCGTGTCATATGACCACGACGCGGCGCCGTGCCATGACATCACCGAAAAGAACATCACCGTCGGGAGTACCCGTTGGGGCCGGGGTATCACAGTGGTCGGCGCGAACAACGTTGACATCAGTCACTTTTCGGTCGCAAATACCAGTTCGGCAGGGTTGTACGTCGCCAACGAGGGAAACCCGTTCTTCACGCGATCCGTCGAACGTGTCGCCATCACCGACGGCACCGTGAGCGGCGCCAACTGGGACAAGGATATCGAGCAGGGCGCCATTCTCGTGTACTCGGGAAATCCGGGACGATTCGTGCACGACGTCACCGTCTCGAATGTGACGGTCACCGCGACGAGCCCCACAGTGAACCGCAACGTGGCCATTGTGGATGAGACGAATGGCGGAGATCGCGCGATGCGCGGCATCAACCTGTCGAACATTCACCTGACGGCGACTGCGGTGGCGCCGTTCTACAGCAATGTGCCGGTCGGCAGCTACACGGTGGCCAACTGGACCAACGACGGCAAGCACATCGACGTCACCTCGATCTAG
- a CDS encoding O-antigen polymerase, which translates to MLMATKLRAAAASTTGGELRLGWLSPAVVSLAVGSSAILLTASVDDQQFRTYWQEPKVVTDSMLWLFECGVLAFAFGAMIVIAAMPARDNLIAAWPALSQRRRAALERVSTVLTTLTIVGYVGFAVLIVKSGLGPAELFGGSDHPWDAPAKTAIGNIPGVTALTQIGIAAVVVSAILLAHKYTRAELIKLLVVLALSVPRSYIYSERLAILELVVPVVVVGAGWLSTRGRKQRTIARAIPVAGIALVIVTFAFFEYFRSWMFYRMHGEDSFPTFVMNRLAGYYATAINNGAVIIDHMSWPGRLPYDTLESFWSVQGIYQLRLYERLGGHDRPYPKTFDPDSPYYRVLEQYANPEFNNPSGYEAPFVDYGPIGGLVFFFGLGLVAGLLYRHFCRGSLGGLLVYPMFFTGLVEWPRYMYWVQGRVTYAWVGLAAVIVGVLMTERRARRRETIWPKQPAPLKHHQSQSI; encoded by the coding sequence AGCCGTGGTGTCTCTTGCCGTCGGGTCGAGTGCGATCCTGCTGACCGCATCGGTCGACGATCAGCAGTTCCGGACGTACTGGCAGGAACCGAAAGTCGTGACGGACAGCATGCTGTGGCTGTTCGAATGCGGCGTCCTCGCCTTCGCTTTCGGCGCCATGATCGTCATCGCGGCCATGCCCGCCCGAGACAATCTGATCGCGGCCTGGCCCGCGTTGTCCCAGCGGCGCCGCGCTGCCCTCGAGCGCGTCAGCACGGTACTGACAACGCTCACGATCGTCGGGTACGTGGGATTCGCGGTCCTGATCGTCAAGAGCGGACTGGGGCCCGCCGAGTTGTTCGGCGGCTCCGATCACCCATGGGACGCCCCGGCCAAAACGGCCATCGGCAATATCCCAGGCGTCACCGCCCTCACCCAGATCGGTATCGCCGCGGTCGTTGTATCCGCAATCCTGCTGGCGCACAAGTACACCCGTGCTGAGCTGATCAAACTGCTCGTCGTCCTTGCGCTGTCGGTGCCACGCTCGTACATCTACTCGGAGCGCCTCGCGATCCTCGAGCTCGTGGTCCCGGTGGTGGTCGTCGGTGCCGGCTGGCTTTCCACCCGCGGCCGCAAGCAGCGCACCATCGCTCGCGCCATCCCCGTCGCCGGTATTGCCCTCGTGATCGTCACATTCGCCTTCTTCGAGTACTTCCGGTCGTGGATGTTCTACCGGATGCATGGCGAAGATTCGTTCCCCACATTCGTGATGAACCGGCTCGCGGGCTACTACGCGACAGCCATCAACAACGGCGCGGTCATCATCGATCACATGAGCTGGCCGGGCCGGCTCCCCTACGACACCCTCGAGTCGTTCTGGTCGGTGCAAGGTATCTATCAGCTGCGGCTCTACGAGCGCCTCGGCGGTCACGATCGGCCCTACCCCAAGACATTTGATCCGGATTCTCCGTACTACCGGGTCCTCGAGCAGTACGCGAACCCGGAGTTCAACAACCCAAGCGGGTACGAAGCCCCATTCGTGGATTACGGCCCGATCGGCGGTCTCGTGTTCTTCTTCGGACTCGGCTTGGTCGCCGGACTGCTGTACCGCCACTTCTGCAGAGGCAGCTTGGGCGGCCTCCTGGTGTATCCGATGTTCTTCACGGGGCTCGTCGAGTGGCCGCGGTACATGTACTGGGTCCAAGGCCGCGTCACCTACGCCTGGGTCGGCCTCGCCGCAGTGATCGTGGGCGTGCTCATGACCGAACGCAGGGCTCGCCGGCGCGAGACAATCTGGCCGAAGCAGCCCGCGCCCCTGAAACACCATCAATCGCAGTCGATCTGA